GATGAAGCCGTCGAAGGCCTTCAGGCGCTCGGCGTTTTCCTTTTCATAGCCCATGCTGGTCCAGACATCGGTGCTGACCAGGTGCGCGCCTTCGCAGGCGTGCGCCGGATCGTCGAACAGCGTGAAGCGGTCGGTCGAAACCAGCGCCGGGTCGAGCTCGTAGCCCTTGGGGGTGGAGACGTTCAGGTGGAAGCCGAACACTTCGGCCGCCTGCAGCCACGAGTACAGCATGTTGTTGGCGTCGCCGATCCAGGTGACCAGCTTGCCGGCGATCGGGCCGCGGTGCTCGTAGAAGGTAAAGATGTCGGCCAGTACCTGGCAGGGGTGGTGTTCATTGGTCAGGCCATTGATCACCGGGACCCGCGAATGGGCGGCGAAGCGCTCGATGATCTCCTGGCCGAAGGTGCGCACCATGATGATGTCGCACATGCGCGACATGACCTGGCCCGCGTCTTCCACCGGCTCGCCGCGGCCGAGCTGGCTGTCGCGCGTGTTCAGGTAGATCGCGGCGCCGCCCAGCTGGTGCATGCCGGCCTCGAAACTCAGGCGGGTGCGGGTCGAGCTTTTCTCGAACACCATTACCAGGGTACGGTCGACCAGCGGGTGGTAGACCTCATAGGCCTTGAACTTGCGCTTGATGAGATGGGCGCGCTCGATGACGTATTCGAACTCGTCGCGGGTGAAGTCGGAAAATTGCAGGAAGTGCTTAACTTGAGCAACTGGCATGGCGTCTGGGCTTTACTGTTTTATCCCCTGGAATTATAAGGGCTTTACTTGACGTTAGGGAAAGCGGCGGCGCGATCAATACAGCGTCTGCGCCGACTCATGCAGCAGCTGTCCGTACAGTTCGTGCCGGTAACGCGCGATCTTGCCGGCGGCTACCGCCTCGAGCACCGCGCACTGCGGCTCTTGCAGGTGGCGGCAGTTGTAGTACTTGCAGCCGCCCAGGTAGGGCTTGAACTCCACGAATGCGCGCTCGAGCATGCCTTCGCTCAGGTGGTACAGGCCAAATTCCTGGAAGCCGGGCGAATCGATGATCGAGGCGCCGTCTGCCAGCCAGTACAGGCGGGTAAACGTGGTGGTGTGCTTGCCGGTGTCGAGCGCTTCCGAGATTTCGCGCACCGCGATGTCGGCGTCGGGCACCAACAGGTTGATCAGGGAAGACTTGCCCATGCCCGACTGGCCGATGAAGATCGACGATTGCCCGGCGAGCAGCGGGGTCAGGGTCTGGACCGCGTGCTCCGGATGGGCGGTGGCCGAGACCTCGTGGATCGGGTAGCCGAGCGAGCCGTACAGGCCGGCGCGTTCGCGCGCGCGCGCCAGGGTGGCCACGACGTCGACCTTGTTGAGGATGATGTGGGCCTCGATGCCGGCCGCCTCGGCCGCCACCAGCGAACGCGAGACCAGATCGTCGGCAAAGCCGGGTTCGGTGGCGACGACGATGAACAGGCGCGAGATGTTCGCCGCCAGCAGCTTCGACTTGTACTGGTCCGAGCGGTAGAGCAAGGTGGTGCGGTCGGCAATGCGCTCGATGACGGCCTGGTTGTCCGAGGTCTTCATCAGGTGCACGACGTCGCCCACGGCGACGTTGGTCTTCTTGCCGCGCGTGACGCACTGCAGTTTTTCGCCGCCGGCGTCGGCCAGGTAATGGCGGCCGTGCGCCGCGATGACGGTGCCGCTGAGTTTGTGTGCGTCGCTCATGCGGCGTTTCCTTGTGCGTACAGCGCATCGGCCTTGGCCGCGCAGATGAAGTCGTTGGCGCTGAGGGCGCCGCCGGCCGAATGGGTGGAGTAGGCCAGCTTGCAGCGGCGCCAGCCGACCGTCATGTCGGGGTGGTGGTTTTCGATTTCGGCCATGCCTGCCACCGCGTTGACAAAGGCGATGGTGGCGCGATAGCTGGCAAAGGCATACGCGCGCATGATCGACGCGCCTTCGGCCTGCCAGTCGGGCAGTTGCGCCAGCAGCGCAAGGATCGCCGCATGATCGAGTGCGGGCGCGCCGTCGGTGCAGTGGCGTTCGAGCAGCTTCATGCGCCCGCCATGGTCAGGTGCTTGACCCGGACCGAGGCCGGCGGGTGCGAATCGTAGAAGCTGGAATACAGCGGGTCCGGGGTCAGGGTCGAGGCATTGTCTTCGTACATTTTTACCAGTGCCGACACCAGGTGGGCGCCGTCGGTGTGACGGGCCGCGAACGCGTCGGCCTCGAATTCGTGCTTGCGCGACGTGATCGCGTTGAGCGGCGAGAGCACGAACGTAAAGATCGGCAGCACCAGCATGAACAGGATCAGGGCCATGCCATCGTTCGAGGCGCCCAGCAGCGGCGTCACGCCCAGGCCGGTGTAGAACCAGGCCTGGGTTTTCAGGTAACCCAGCAGCGCCAGCAAGCCCAGCGACAGCGCGAAGATGGTCACGATGCGCTTGACGATGTGGCGCAGCTTGAAGTGGCCCAGTTCATGCGCCAGCACCGCTTCGATCTCGTGCGGTTCGAGGCGGGCCAGCAGGGTGTCGAAGAAGACGATGCGCTTGTTGCTGCCAAAGCCAGAGAAATACGCATTGCCATGCGCGCTGCGCTTGCTGCCGTCCATCACGAACAAGCCTTTCGAGGCGAAACCGACGCGCGTCATCAGCGCTTCGATGCGCTGCTTCAGGCCAGCGTCGTCGAGCGGCGTAAACTTGTTGAACATCGGCGCGATCACGCTCGGATAGAGCACCATCATGAGCAGCT
Above is a genomic segment from Massilia sp. H6 containing:
- the argF gene encoding ornithine carbamoyltransferase encodes the protein MPVAQVKHFLQFSDFTRDEFEYVIERAHLIKRKFKAYEVYHPLVDRTLVMVFEKSSTRTRLSFEAGMHQLGGAAIYLNTRDSQLGRGEPVEDAGQVMSRMCDIIMVRTFGQEIIERFAAHSRVPVINGLTNEHHPCQVLADIFTFYEHRGPIAGKLVTWIGDANNMLYSWLQAAEVFGFHLNVSTPKGYELDPALVSTDRFTLFDDPAHACEGAHLVSTDVWTSMGYEKENAERLKAFDGFIVDSAKMARAAPDALFMHCLPAHRGEEVSAAVIDGPQSVVWDEAENRLHVQKALIEYLLLGRIGDQ
- the rsgA gene encoding ribosome small subunit-dependent GTPase A gives rise to the protein MSDAHKLSGTVIAAHGRHYLADAGGEKLQCVTRGKKTNVAVGDVVHLMKTSDNQAVIERIADRTTLLYRSDQYKSKLLAANISRLFIVVATEPGFADDLVSRSLVAAEAAGIEAHIILNKVDVVATLARARERAGLYGSLGYPIHEVSATAHPEHAVQTLTPLLAGQSSIFIGQSGMGKSSLINLLVPDADIAVREISEALDTGKHTTTFTRLYWLADGASIIDSPGFQEFGLYHLSEGMLERAFVEFKPYLGGCKYYNCRHLQEPQCAVLEAVAAGKIARYRHELYGQLLHESAQTLY
- a CDS encoding M48 family metallopeptidase, yielding MSSFGFSVLFVVFFALTLGLRFWLANRHIRHVLRHRASVPAEFASKVSLAAHQKAADYTVAKTRLGIVGLLWAGLVLIGFTLLGGLQALSSTLLGLTGPGMTHQIALVAAFAVLSALLDLPLDWYRQFVQEQRFGFNKMTPRLWLADLAKGALMGAVIGLPLVWVILVLMEKSGDLWWLWAWCVWSGFQLLMMVLYPSVIAPMFNKFTPLDDAGLKQRIEALMTRVGFASKGLFVMDGSKRSAHGNAYFSGFGSNKRIVFFDTLLARLEPHEIEAVLAHELGHFKLRHIVKRIVTIFALSLGLLALLGYLKTQAWFYTGLGVTPLLGASNDGMALILFMLVLPIFTFVLSPLNAITSRKHEFEADAFAARHTDGAHLVSALVKMYEDNASTLTPDPLYSSFYDSHPPASVRVKHLTMAGA
- a CDS encoding 4a-hydroxytetrahydrobiopterin dehydratase — protein: MKLLERHCTDGAPALDHAAILALLAQLPDWQAEGASIMRAYAFASYRATIAFVNAVAGMAEIENHHPDMTVGWRRCKLAYSTHSAGGALSANDFICAAKADALYAQGNAA